From a single Rutidosis leptorrhynchoides isolate AG116_Rl617_1_P2 chromosome 5, CSIRO_AGI_Rlap_v1, whole genome shotgun sequence genomic region:
- the LOC139849412 gene encoding uncharacterized protein — protein MQNYIKKEETTEAFLLKDNEFLKQQLKHQQASFQNLESTVGRLSNQVAERPQGTLPSNTQVNPNNNYNNNRNNQNQHNNTKVIPIERFEDPHPQPFITQEPLPSFIEEEIGVSKEKDKEKVDSTGVKGNDDKGKTKGNEPLKSTRPPPYPKAVKKDKLVAQYKKFQDMMKNVSVNLPITDVLKGMPNYGRFIKELISQRGKYHDETSFFIEEECDKILSSRPRIPKKLGDPGKFVFHYKFGDWKVFNALADLGASINLMPHSLYERLGLGPLKPARIRIRSTNHSFDIAIGIAEDILVSVNTLVFPVDFVIMEMKEELQVPLILGRPFLATSDTIILVQHNQLNIGVGEERVTINIREAMKQPTNTDDDECYVFDHIDLCVVKELENLFEVDTTEFNPLCDNEIVADFKNLMNVNVVECETTREEPFETIPNKDRF, from the exons ATGCAAAATTACATAAAGAAGGAAGAAACTACCGAGGCATTTTTGTTAAAGGATAATGAGTTCTTGAAGCAACAACTGAAGCACCAACAAGCATCATTTCAAAACCTAGAGAGTACCGTTGGAAGACTTTCAAACCAAGTTGCCGAAAGACCTCAAGGCACTTTACCTTCAAACACACAAGTCAACccgaacaacaattacaacaataaccgaaataaccaaaaccaacacaATAACACAAAGGTCATTCCTATTGAAA GATTTGAAGATCCCCACCCACAACCCTTTATCACCCAAGAACCACTACCAAGCTTTATCGAAGAGGAAATCGGGGTTAGTAAGGAGAAGGATAAAGAAAAGGTCGACTCAACCGGGGTTAAGGGTAATGATGACAAGGGTAAGACAAAGGGTAATGAGCCTTTGAAGTCTACGAGACCGCCGCCATATCCAAAAGCTGTAAAGAAGGACAAGTTGGTGGCTCAATACAAGAAGTTCCAAGATATGATGAAAAATGTTTCGGTCAACTTGCCAATCACCGATGTGCTCAAAGGAATGCCAAATTATGGACGCTTCATTAAAGAGCTAATCTCCCAAAGGGGTAAATATCATGATGAAACATCTTTCTTTATTGAAGAGGAGTGCGATAAGATTCTTTCATCAAGGCCAAGGATTCCTAAAAAGTTAGGAGATCCGGGAAAATTTGTTTTCCATTACAAGTTTGGTGACTGGAAAGTGTTCAATGCCCTTGCCGACTTGGGTGCAAGTATTAACCTAATGCCCCATTCACTTTACGAGAGACTTGGCCTTGGACCTCTTAAGCCGGCCAGAATTAGAATAAGATCGACCAACCATTCGTTTGACATCGCTATTGGCATCGCCGAGGACATCTTGGTTAGCGTTAACACCTTGGTATTCCCGGTTGATTTTGTGATCATGGAGATGAAGGAGGAGCTTCAAGTTCCCCTCATCTTAGGGAGACCATTTTTGGCGACCTCCGACACCATCATTTTGGTACAACACAACCAACTCAACATTGGAGTTGGTGAAGAGCGTGTGACTATCAATATTCGGGAAGCTATGAAGCAACCGACTAACACCGATGATGATGAGTGTTATGTCTTTGACCATATTGACCTTTGTGTAGTTAAAGAGCTTGAAAATCTTTTTGAGGTTGATACCACCGAGTTCAACCCACTTTGTGATAATGAAATTGTGGCCGACTTTAAGAATTTGATGAATGTTAATGTTGTTGAATGTGAGACCACTCGGGAAGAACCATTTGAGACTATCCCTAACAAAGATAGATTTTGA